Proteins from one Armatimonadota bacterium genomic window:
- the aroF gene encoding 3-deoxy-7-phosphoheptulonate synthase, whose translation MIVVMKAHATPEEVRDVEQRIRDWGYETHPIYGAERTVIGAVGVPEDDKARYSESLEALSCIERVIAILRPYKFASREFHPDGTVVDIKGVQVGGEQFCLMAGPCTVETHEQTLASARACYAAGARILRGGAYKPSTSPYSFQGHGEDGLKILRDVADEVGMRAITEVMDPRNVELVARYADILQIGTRNMQNYDLLREAGRCSTPVMLKRGMWAKLDEWLQAAEYLLLGGNPNVMLCERGIRTFETYTRNTLDVSAVPAVKELSHLPVIVDPSQGTGRRALVPAMCRAALAAGADGLLVEVHPHPDRALKDGAQSMFPADFRDLARSLQPIASAMGRTMEPMLPEYEGAG comes from the coding sequence ATGATTGTTGTAATGAAAGCCCACGCCACGCCGGAAGAAGTGCGCGACGTGGAGCAGCGCATCCGCGATTGGGGCTACGAAACCCACCCAATATACGGCGCGGAGCGAACCGTGATCGGAGCCGTCGGCGTGCCGGAGGACGACAAGGCGCGCTATTCCGAGAGCCTTGAGGCGCTCTCGTGTATTGAGCGCGTGATCGCCATTCTCCGGCCTTACAAGTTTGCAAGCCGCGAGTTTCATCCCGACGGCACGGTGGTGGATATAAAGGGCGTTCAGGTTGGCGGTGAGCAGTTTTGCCTGATGGCCGGCCCGTGCACCGTTGAAACGCATGAGCAGACGCTGGCATCGGCGCGCGCCTGTTACGCAGCCGGCGCGCGGATACTGCGCGGCGGCGCCTACAAGCCCAGCACGTCGCCCTACTCTTTTCAGGGGCACGGCGAAGATGGGCTGAAGATCCTGCGTGACGTGGCCGATGAGGTAGGTATGCGGGCCATTACGGAAGTGATGGATCCGCGCAATGTTGAGCTGGTGGCGCGATATGCTGACATCCTGCAGATCGGCACAAGGAACATGCAGAACTACGACCTGCTGCGGGAGGCAGGACGATGCTCGACGCCGGTGATGCTGAAGCGCGGCATGTGGGCGAAACTGGACGAGTGGCTGCAGGCCGCCGAGTATCTCCTTTTGGGCGGCAATCCCAACGTGATGCTCTGCGAGCGCGGTATCCGAACTTTTGAAACTTACACACGGAACACGCTCGATGTCTCGGCCGTGCCGGCGGTCAAAGAGCTGTCGCACCTGCCCGTGATCGTCGATCCCAGCCAGGGAACCGGCCGCCGCGCGCTGGTTCCCGCGATGTGCCGGGCCGCCCTGGCCGCGGGGGCCGACGGGCTGCTGGTAGAGGTGCATCCGCATCCCGACCGAGCGCTCAAGGACGGCGCGCAGTCGATGTTCCCGGCCGACTTCCGGGATCTGGCGCGCAGCCTGCAGCCGATCGCGTCCGCCATGGGTCGAACGATGGAGCCGATGCTTC